The following coding sequences are from one Halorubrum sp. BOL3-1 window:
- a CDS encoding ABC transporter permease yields the protein MSFGRFALKRSLQGVGVVWGVITVVFALRFVTPGSPINAVAPLDATQETRQAIAAELGLDQPLYVQYGQYVFDLLQGDMGRSYIKGQEVTTLVFERLPATVELAVAASVVAIALAIPLGVISATRRNESVDYGATLLSLGGISTPNFWLGIMLILIFAVEFDVFNTSGRGVDVGDVALSVVTVEPFVGTLLAWLAYITLPAIALGTYFMALITRLTRSGMLDELSKGYVQAARAKGLPGTLIRYKHALRNTLIPVITVLGLQLGTLIGGAVITEAVFSWPGLGTLVIESINQRDWPALQGSLIVIGTSFVLVNILVDLVYAYLDPEVVND from the coding sequence ATGTCATTCGGCAGATTCGCACTCAAAAGAAGCCTCCAGGGGGTCGGCGTCGTCTGGGGCGTCATCACCGTCGTGTTCGCGCTGCGGTTCGTCACGCCCGGCAGCCCGATCAACGCGGTCGCGCCGCTCGACGCCACCCAAGAGACGCGGCAGGCCATCGCCGCCGAGCTCGGCCTCGATCAGCCCCTGTACGTCCAGTACGGCCAGTACGTCTTCGACCTGCTTCAGGGAGACATGGGCCGGTCGTACATTAAGGGACAGGAGGTCACGACGCTCGTCTTCGAACGACTGCCCGCCACGGTCGAACTCGCTGTCGCGGCCAGCGTCGTCGCGATCGCCCTCGCGATTCCGCTGGGCGTGATCAGCGCGACCCGGCGCAACGAGTCGGTCGACTACGGCGCCACGCTGCTGTCGCTCGGCGGAATCTCGACCCCGAACTTCTGGCTCGGGATCATGCTCATCCTGATATTCGCCGTGGAGTTCGACGTGTTCAACACCAGCGGCCGCGGGGTCGACGTCGGTGACGTCGCGCTGTCGGTCGTTACCGTCGAGCCGTTCGTCGGGACGCTGCTCGCGTGGCTCGCGTACATCACGCTGCCCGCGATCGCCTTGGGCACCTACTTCATGGCGCTCATCACCCGGCTGACGCGGTCCGGGATGTTGGACGAACTCAGCAAGGGCTACGTCCAGGCCGCCCGCGCGAAGGGGCTTCCGGGGACCCTGATCCGGTACAAACACGCCCTTCGAAACACCCTCATCCCGGTCATCACCGTCCTCGGCCTACAGCTCGGGACGCTGATCGGCGGTGCCGTGATCACCGAGGCGGTGTTCTCGTGGCCGGGCCTCGGAACCTTAGTCATCGAGAGTATCAACCAGCGCGACTGGCCGGCGCTCCAGGGCAGCCTCATCGTCATCGGCACGAGCTTCGTTCTCGTCAACATCCTCGTCGATCTGGTGTACGCCTACCTCGACCCGGAGGTGGTGAACGACTAA
- a CDS encoding NCS2 family permease yields MGLSDTLAARFDVESHGSDVRTELVAGLTTFLAMSYIIVVNPAILSDAIQIEGYGQGEVFQMIAIATILSAAVATTVMALYANRPFGLAPGLGLNAFFTYTVVIGLEIPWQTALAAVFTEGILFIILTAIGAREYVIRLFPEPVKKSVGAGIGLFLLFIGLQELQIVVPDDATLVTLGGIFANPWAILGVLGLVLTFVLWARNVTGAIVLGIVTTSVAGWGLTLGGVFDRGTVTPPTLPAAQYDITPLAGAFVDGLSGIDPVTFVLVMFTFFFVDFFDTAGTLIGVSQFGDFLDDDGDLPDIDRPLMADAVGTTVGAMLGTSTVTTYIESSAGVEEGGRTGLTALVVALLFLASLAVIPIVAAIPEYASFIALIVVGVMMLQGLVEVDWSDPAWAVSAGLTVTLMPFAYSIADGLAAGIVAYPIIKLAVGEGDEVALGQYAIAALLAVYYVLSTRGVIL; encoded by the coding sequence ATGGGTCTTTCAGACACGCTGGCCGCGCGGTTCGACGTGGAGTCACACGGATCGGACGTCCGGACCGAACTCGTTGCCGGACTGACGACGTTCCTCGCGATGTCGTACATCATCGTGGTGAACCCCGCGATCCTCTCGGACGCGATCCAGATCGAGGGGTACGGGCAGGGCGAGGTGTTCCAGATGATCGCCATCGCGACGATCCTCTCGGCGGCGGTCGCGACGACGGTGATGGCGCTGTACGCCAACCGCCCGTTCGGGCTCGCGCCGGGACTCGGGCTCAACGCCTTCTTCACCTACACGGTCGTGATCGGACTCGAGATCCCGTGGCAGACTGCCCTCGCCGCGGTGTTCACCGAGGGCATCCTGTTCATAATCCTGACCGCGATCGGCGCCCGGGAGTACGTCATCCGGTTGTTCCCCGAACCGGTGAAGAAGTCGGTCGGGGCCGGTATCGGGCTGTTCCTGCTGTTCATCGGTCTCCAAGAGCTCCAGATCGTCGTCCCCGACGACGCGACGCTGGTCACGCTCGGCGGAATCTTCGCAAACCCATGGGCGATCCTCGGGGTCCTCGGCCTCGTCCTGACGTTCGTACTGTGGGCGCGCAACGTCACGGGCGCCATCGTCCTCGGCATCGTGACAACCTCGGTGGCCGGCTGGGGGCTCACCCTCGGGGGCGTCTTCGACCGGGGAACAGTTACTCCCCCGACCCTACCGGCCGCCCAGTACGACATCACGCCGCTCGCGGGCGCGTTCGTCGACGGGCTCTCCGGGATCGACCCGGTCACCTTCGTCTTGGTCATGTTCACGTTCTTTTTCGTCGACTTCTTCGACACCGCCGGGACGCTCATCGGCGTCTCGCAGTTCGGCGACTTCCTCGACGACGACGGCGACCTCCCGGACATAGACAGGCCGCTGATGGCCGACGCGGTCGGCACCACCGTCGGCGCGATGCTCGGCACCTCCACGGTGACGACCTACATCGAGTCGTCGGCCGGCGTCGAGGAGGGCGGCCGCACCGGACTCACCGCCCTCGTCGTCGCCCTCCTCTTCCTCGCGTCGCTCGCGGTGATACCGATCGTCGCCGCGATCCCCGAGTACGCCTCCTTCATCGCGCTGATCGTCGTCGGCGTGATGATGCTTCAGGGACTCGTCGAGGTCGACTGGAGCGACCCGGCGTGGGCGGTCTCTGCCGGGCTCACCGTCACGCTGATGCCGTTCGCCTACTCCATCGCGGACGGACTGGCGGCCGGTATCGTCGCGTACCCGATCATCAAGCTCGCCGTCGGTGAGGGCGACGAGGTCGCCCTCGGTCAGTACGCCATCGCCGCGCTGCTCGCCGTCTACTACGTCCTCTCGACGCGCGGCGTCATTCTCTGA
- a CDS encoding dihydrofolate reductase, translated as MRLVSIAAVAENRVIGRDGEVPWPHIEADVRQYRERVAGSPVILGRRTFDSMRDDLPGSRQIVVSRSVDGVDVPTATVGSGDEAAIELAREAAEEVGVETVYVLGGGGIYELFQPHLDGMALSHVDGAYEGDTRYPDWNGDEWEVTAETEYDRFTLREWVRRER; from the coding sequence GTGAGACTCGTCAGCATTGCTGCCGTAGCGGAGAATCGGGTGATCGGGAGAGACGGCGAGGTGCCGTGGCCGCACATCGAGGCGGACGTCAGGCAGTACCGCGAGCGCGTCGCGGGGTCGCCGGTGATCTTGGGTCGGCGGACGTTCGACTCGATGCGCGACGACCTCCCCGGGAGCCGCCAGATCGTCGTGAGCAGGAGCGTCGACGGCGTCGACGTCCCGACGGCGACCGTCGGGAGCGGCGACGAGGCGGCGATCGAACTGGCCCGCGAGGCCGCGGAGGAGGTCGGCGTCGAGACGGTCTACGTCCTCGGCGGGGGCGGGATCTACGAGCTGTTCCAGCCCCACCTCGACGGGATGGCCCTCAGCCACGTCGACGGCGCCTACGAGGGCGACACGCGATACCCCGACTGGAACGGGGACGAGTGGGAGGTCACGGCGGAGACCGAGTACGACCGGTTCACGCTGCGCGAGTGGGTCCGTCGGGAACGGTGA
- a CDS encoding glycerate kinase, which yields MPDTPDDHTDRPVTVRGRERHASDPARGLALDCVTAGIEAAHPDAVVADALSLDGDRLTVSDVDGEATTRDLDAYGRVVVVGAGNAAGHFAAAVEDLLGARIDDGAVVTDDPVETERIAVLPGDHPTPSEAGVESARRVREVAAGAGERDLVLALVTGGGSALLAAPGAGVSLDDLRETTDGLLASGAAIAEINAVRKHLSAVKGGGLARAAAPADALGLAVSDVTGDDPTVIASGPLSPDPTTYADALGVLDRHAVDVPDAVGDRLDRGAAGEVAETPKPGGPAFDGVAVRVVASAHTALDAARGVAAARGYEPLVLSSRVRGEAREAAKTHAAVAEECRVAGEPVEPPAVVLSAGEVTVTLGDDPGRGGPNGEFALSAAVELDAAGPAGEGVVVASVDTDGVDGATDVAGALVDGRLVGGGADRSDRDADDPLDREAAARALDAHDAYPALDEAGALLRTGPTGTNVNDLRAVVIAAPGARSEVSERRPPSGFGRD from the coding sequence ATGCCCGACACTCCCGACGACCACACCGATCGCCCCGTCACCGTCCGCGGCCGCGAGCGACACGCGAGCGACCCGGCGCGCGGGCTCGCCCTCGACTGCGTCACCGCCGGGATCGAAGCGGCACACCCGGACGCGGTCGTCGCGGACGCCCTCTCTCTCGACGGCGACCGGCTGACCGTCTCGGACGTGGACGGCGAGGCGACGACTCGCGACCTCGACGCGTACGGCCGCGTGGTGGTCGTCGGGGCGGGTAACGCGGCGGGCCACTTCGCGGCCGCGGTCGAGGACCTCCTCGGCGCTCGGATCGACGACGGCGCGGTCGTCACGGACGACCCGGTCGAGACCGAGCGGATCGCGGTGCTGCCCGGCGACCACCCGACCCCGAGCGAGGCGGGCGTCGAGAGCGCCCGGCGCGTCCGGGAGGTCGCGGCCGGCGCCGGCGAGCGCGACCTCGTCCTCGCGCTCGTCACCGGCGGCGGGAGCGCGCTGCTGGCGGCGCCCGGGGCCGGCGTCTCCCTCGACGACCTCCGCGAGACGACCGACGGGCTGCTGGCCAGCGGCGCCGCGATAGCCGAGATCAACGCGGTCCGAAAGCACCTCTCGGCGGTGAAGGGCGGCGGTCTCGCGCGGGCGGCCGCGCCCGCTGACGCGCTCGGACTCGCGGTCAGCGACGTGACCGGCGACGATCCGACGGTGATCGCGAGCGGTCCCCTCTCTCCCGATCCGACGACGTACGCGGACGCGCTCGGGGTCCTCGACCGGCACGCGGTCGACGTGCCGGACGCCGTCGGGGACCGGCTGGATCGGGGCGCCGCGGGCGAGGTCGCGGAGACCCCGAAACCGGGCGGCCCCGCGTTCGACGGCGTCGCCGTCCGCGTCGTCGCGAGCGCGCACACCGCCCTGGACGCGGCCCGGGGGGTCGCGGCGGCGCGGGGGTACGAGCCGCTCGTGCTCTCCTCGCGGGTGCGCGGCGAGGCCCGGGAGGCGGCGAAGACGCACGCCGCGGTCGCGGAGGAGTGCCGTGTGGCCGGCGAGCCGGTCGAGCCGCCCGCGGTCGTCCTCTCGGCCGGCGAGGTGACGGTGACGCTCGGAGACGACCCGGGCCGCGGCGGACCGAACGGGGAGTTCGCCCTGTCGGCGGCGGTCGAACTCGACGCCGCGGGACCGGCCGGCGAGGGCGTCGTCGTCGCGAGCGTCGACACCGACGGGGTCGACGGCGCCACCGACGTCGCGGGCGCGCTCGTCGACGGTCGCCTCGTCGGCGGCGGCGCCGACCGCAGCGACCGCGACGCCGACGATCCGCTGGACCGCGAGGCGGCAGCGAGGGCGCTCGACGCGCACGACGCGTATCCGGCGCTCGACGAGGCGGGCGCGCTGCTCCGGACCGGGCCGACCGGGACGAACGTCAACGACCTGCGCGCGGTCGTGATCGCGGCGCCCGGAGCGCGTTCGGAGGTGAGCGAGCGGCGACCGCCGTCCGGGTTCGGAAGGGACTAA
- a CDS encoding ABC transporter ATP-binding protein, producing MSDTPRVDDAEEAVTSPTGARSTAEAAPTGAPGPDDVLAVRDLSTRFFTEEGQINAVESVSFDLREDEILGVVGESGSGKSVMALSLVDLVETPGRITAGEVWYRDADLSAEFRDDDGIGVDGDHVDLRTVPPRVRRSLRGPSFSVIFQDPMSSFNPSITVGEQIAEAVEVQRRARANPRSTRSRTQGYGLGKYLLDGIVPGRDYTSAESMDRAVELLDQVGIPDPEERVDEYPGQFSGGMLQRAMIAQALAGEPDVLIADEPTTALDVTIQAQILNLLKEIQADRGMSIVLITHDLGVIAEMCDRVCVMYAGEVVERGTLESVFNQTVHPYTRGLLGSIPDVDDPRARLEPIAGNVPSLIDAEMGDRCYFADRCPKAMEACLERPAERTVDAGADHGVRCVLADREYDPADALPDDYFGGDDAAATDGGADE from the coding sequence ATGAGCGACACGCCTCGCGTCGACGACGCCGAGGAGGCCGTCACGTCCCCGACCGGGGCGCGGTCGACCGCGGAGGCGGCGCCGACCGGTGCGCCCGGTCCCGACGACGTGCTCGCGGTCCGGGACCTCTCGACACGATTCTTCACCGAGGAGGGACAGATCAACGCGGTCGAGTCCGTCTCCTTCGACCTCCGGGAAGACGAGATCCTCGGCGTCGTGGGCGAGTCCGGCTCCGGCAAGTCGGTGATGGCGCTCTCGCTCGTCGACCTCGTCGAGACGCCGGGTCGGATCACGGCCGGCGAGGTGTGGTACCGGGACGCCGACCTCAGCGCGGAGTTCCGCGACGACGACGGGATCGGGGTCGACGGCGACCACGTCGACCTCCGCACCGTGCCGCCGCGCGTCCGCCGGTCGCTGCGCGGTCCCTCGTTCAGCGTCATCTTTCAGGACCCGATGAGCAGCTTCAACCCCTCGATCACCGTCGGCGAGCAGATCGCCGAGGCGGTCGAGGTCCAGCGCCGGGCGCGGGCGAACCCCCGCTCGACGCGCTCGCGGACGCAGGGGTACGGGCTGGGGAAGTACTTACTCGACGGGATCGTCCCCGGTCGCGACTACACCAGCGCGGAGAGCATGGACCGGGCCGTCGAGCTGCTCGACCAGGTCGGGATCCCGGATCCCGAGGAGCGCGTCGACGAGTACCCCGGCCAGTTCTCCGGCGGGATGCTCCAGCGCGCGATGATCGCGCAGGCGCTCGCCGGCGAACCCGACGTGCTGATCGCCGACGAGCCGACGACCGCGCTCGACGTGACGATCCAGGCGCAGATCCTGAACCTGCTGAAGGAGATCCAGGCCGACCGCGGCATGAGTATCGTGCTCATTACTCACGATCTGGGCGTGATCGCGGAGATGTGCGACCGCGTCTGCGTGATGTACGCCGGCGAGGTCGTCGAGCGCGGTACGCTCGAATCGGTGTTCAACCAGACCGTTCACCCGTACACGCGGGGACTGCTCGGGTCGATTCCCGACGTGGACGACCCGCGGGCGCGGCTCGAACCGATCGCGGGCAACGTCCCGAGCCTGATCGACGCCGAAATGGGCGACCGGTGTTACTTCGCGGACCGCTGTCCGAAGGCGATGGAGGCGTGTCTCGAACGACCGGCCGAACGCACTGTCGACGCCGGCGCGGACCACGGCGTCAGGTGCGTCCTCGCGGACCGCGAGTACGACCCGGCCGACGCGCTCCCGGACGACTACTTTGGCGGGGACGACGCGGCCGCGACCGACGGGGGTGCGGACGAATGA
- a CDS encoding ABC transporter substrate-binding protein, giving the protein MPTDNDGRVDRRTVLKYAGTAGAVGIAGCSGNGGDGGDGSDGSDGGDGSDGSDGSDGGDDAFELGVTMGQMDSGLDPQDHAETNTEIIVGQVYEGLLDRDKQGGIIAGLANEWERTDDGSVRFLLRDGLTFHNGDEVTPEDVRYSIRRIVFEEVGIVSPQSNDLGPVSEVATGDGEVTVSFEGFNPIAFQLFATNGEIVQQSWVEENGGDYINRNANGTGPFRVTGYDSGNEVIYEPNEDYWDDAPAVDELRMSASSESSTRVNQLLAEETDIVTNVPPNEVSRVNGSDVATINSVGSARIIFLQMRYDVEPFSSQQFRQAMNHAVDVESIVESVLNGFGNITAQPTLENHVGYNPDIDPYPYDPEEAERLVEESGHAGVEITLETPIGRYLRDVDIAQAAASQIDSLSNVSCEVEQREFSALVQDVTAPDIEDRPHFNLLGWGNAEFDGSQTLTPLLSSEGALTVLKNDEMDGLLEDAEATEDSDERVDTLQEANQLAHDLAPWVFLHQQFSVYGVSNDISWEPRTDEFIDPDTATQQ; this is encoded by the coding sequence ATGCCTACTGACAACGACGGTCGCGTCGACAGGCGGACGGTGCTCAAGTACGCCGGAACGGCCGGTGCGGTCGGGATCGCCGGCTGTTCCGGAAACGGCGGCGACGGCGGCGACGGTTCCGACGGGAGCGACGGCGGCGACGGTTCCGACGGGAGCGACGGTTCCGACGGCGGCGACGACGCCTTCGAACTCGGCGTCACGATGGGCCAGATGGACTCCGGACTCGACCCGCAGGACCACGCGGAAACGAACACCGAGATCATCGTCGGGCAGGTGTACGAGGGGCTGCTCGACCGCGACAAGCAGGGCGGCATCATCGCCGGACTCGCGAACGAGTGGGAGCGGACCGACGACGGCAGCGTCCGCTTCCTGCTCCGTGACGGCCTCACCTTCCACAACGGGGACGAGGTCACCCCGGAGGACGTCCGGTACAGTATCCGGCGGATCGTCTTCGAGGAAGTCGGTATCGTGAGCCCGCAGTCCAACGACCTCGGCCCGGTCTCGGAGGTCGCGACCGGCGACGGGGAGGTGACGGTCTCCTTCGAGGGGTTCAATCCGATCGCCTTCCAGCTGTTCGCGACGAACGGCGAGATCGTACAGCAGTCGTGGGTCGAGGAGAACGGCGGCGACTACATCAACCGGAACGCAAACGGGACCGGCCCGTTCCGGGTCACGGGGTACGACTCGGGCAACGAAGTGATCTACGAGCCGAACGAGGACTACTGGGACGACGCGCCGGCGGTCGACGAGCTCCGGATGAGCGCTTCTAGCGAGTCGAGCACGCGCGTCAACCAGCTGCTCGCCGAGGAGACCGATATCGTGACGAACGTCCCGCCGAACGAGGTCTCCCGGGTGAACGGTTCGGACGTCGCGACGATCAACTCCGTGGGGAGCGCGCGGATCATCTTCCTCCAGATGCGCTACGACGTGGAACCGTTCTCCAGCCAGCAGTTCCGGCAGGCGATGAACCACGCGGTCGACGTCGAGAGCATCGTCGAGAGCGTCCTCAACGGCTTCGGGAACATCACCGCGCAGCCGACCCTAGAGAACCACGTCGGCTACAACCCGGACATCGATCCGTACCCGTACGACCCCGAGGAGGCCGAGCGGCTCGTCGAGGAGTCCGGCCACGCCGGCGTCGAGATAACGCTGGAGACGCCGATCGGTCGGTACCTCCGCGACGTCGACATCGCGCAGGCGGCGGCCAGCCAGATCGACTCGCTGTCGAACGTCTCCTGTGAGGTCGAACAGCGCGAGTTCTCCGCGCTCGTCCAGGACGTCACCGCGCCGGACATCGAGGACCGCCCGCACTTTAACCTCCTCGGGTGGGGGAACGCGGAGTTCGACGGCAGTCAGACGCTGACGCCGCTGCTCTCCTCGGAGGGCGCGCTCACCGTACTAAAGAACGACGAGATGGACGGCCTGCTCGAAGACGCCGAGGCGACCGAGGACTCGGACGAGCGCGTCGACACCCTCCAAGAGGCGAACCAGCTCGCCCACGACCTGGCGCCGTGGGTGTTCCTACACCAGCAGTTCAGCGTCTACGGCGTCTCGAACGACATCTCGTGGGAGCCGCGGACCGACGAGTTCATCGACCCGGACACCGCAACCCAACAGTAA
- a CDS encoding ABC transporter permease, with amino-acid sequence MVSSRVIRNLKKEFRQSGLAKLGLALVVIIALTAVFAPFVAPHNPTDQQLDQSELPPVGFSETTEQTSSQMVDGEIQTVTEEVEITADPDHVFGTDGLGRDMFSRVVYGARTSLVVGVLGTLLAASIGVPVGLLAGYHRGRVDDALMRIADVSLAFPSLVLAVALIGLWGRAAVDVPDPFVVAGLAPEMPESFVLPITVVIVVGLVNWVWFARVARGEALSLRGQEYVKASRALGASDNTIILRHVLPNAVTPIIVLGTVQVAAIILLESSLSFLGFSGTTLSWGFDIAQGRDYVSSGQWWIASIPGLAIMLSVIGINLLGDWLRDALDPGIEGEGGAA; translated from the coding sequence ATGGTTTCTTCACGTGTCATTCGTAATCTCAAAAAGGAGTTCAGACAGAGCGGGCTCGCGAAGCTCGGGCTGGCGCTGGTGGTCATCATCGCGTTGACCGCCGTGTTCGCCCCGTTCGTCGCGCCCCACAACCCCACTGACCAACAGCTCGACCAGAGCGAGCTACCGCCGGTCGGCTTCTCGGAGACGACGGAGCAGACCTCCTCGCAGATGGTGGACGGCGAGATCCAGACGGTCACCGAGGAGGTCGAGATCACGGCGGACCCGGACCACGTGTTCGGCACCGACGGACTCGGCCGCGACATGTTCTCGCGGGTGGTGTACGGCGCCCGCACCTCGCTCGTCGTCGGCGTCCTCGGCACCTTGCTCGCCGCCTCGATCGGCGTTCCCGTCGGCCTGCTCGCCGGCTACCACCGCGGGCGTGTCGACGACGCGCTGATGCGGATCGCGGACGTGAGCCTCGCGTTCCCGTCGCTCGTGCTGGCGGTCGCGCTGATCGGACTGTGGGGCCGCGCGGCGGTCGACGTTCCGGACCCCTTCGTCGTCGCCGGGCTGGCGCCGGAGATGCCGGAGAGCTTCGTGTTGCCGATAACGGTGGTGATAGTCGTCGGTCTCGTCAACTGGGTGTGGTTCGCCCGGGTCGCCCGCGGCGAGGCGCTCTCCTTGCGCGGGCAGGAGTACGTAAAGGCGTCGCGCGCGCTCGGCGCGAGCGACAACACGATCATCCTCCGACACGTCCTACCGAACGCGGTGACGCCGATCATCGTCCTCGGGACGGTACAGGTGGCGGCGATCATCCTCCTGGAGAGCTCGCTGTCGTTCCTCGGCTTCTCGGGGACGACGCTGTCGTGGGGCTTCGACATCGCGCAGGGGCGCGACTACGTCTCCTCTGGCCAGTGGTGGATCGCCTCGATCCCCGGGCTCGCGATCATGCTGTCGGTGATCGGTATCAACCTGCTCGGTGACTGGCTCCGCGACGCCTTGGACCCCGGTATCGAGGGCGAAGGGGGTGCCGCATGA
- a CDS encoding ornithine cyclodeaminase family protein has product MQTLLLNADDVEANAEMDRVIDAVRGAFTAYERGDAKMPAKSYVDLPEYNGDFRSMPAYLDVREEDVAEETATGDGWDAAGIKWVNVHTDNPADHDLPTVMGTMIYSDPETAFPLAILDGTTLTMKRTGAAAAVATDHLAVPDADSLGIVGAGVQSYTQLEAIAAVRDVEEVVVSDLDEERVADFVDAFEDRFDVRAGSVSEAGHCDVLSTVTPVEDPIVGPDDVGSHTHINAMGADAEGKHELADDLLVDATVVIDDHEQCTHSGEINVPYAAGTVTDDDIDGEIGEIVVGRRAGRPGTPGTPADADGVSGVSVFDSTGLAIQDVAAARVVYERADERDNGYRFDLLGLDD; this is encoded by the coding sequence ATGCAGACGCTGCTTCTCAACGCGGACGACGTGGAGGCGAACGCGGAGATGGACCGCGTGATCGACGCGGTCCGCGGCGCGTTCACGGCCTACGAGCGCGGCGACGCCAAGATGCCGGCGAAATCGTACGTCGACCTGCCCGAGTACAACGGCGACTTCCGGTCGATGCCGGCCTACCTCGACGTGCGCGAGGAGGACGTCGCGGAGGAGACGGCGACCGGAGACGGGTGGGACGCCGCCGGGATCAAGTGGGTGAACGTTCACACCGACAACCCCGCCGACCACGACCTCCCGACCGTGATGGGGACGATGATCTACTCGGACCCGGAGACGGCGTTCCCGCTGGCGATCCTCGACGGGACGACGCTGACGATGAAACGCACCGGCGCGGCCGCCGCGGTCGCCACCGACCACCTCGCCGTCCCCGACGCGGACTCGCTCGGGATCGTCGGCGCCGGCGTCCAGTCGTACACCCAGCTGGAGGCGATCGCCGCGGTGCGAGACGTCGAGGAGGTCGTCGTGAGCGACCTCGACGAGGAGCGCGTCGCGGACTTCGTCGACGCCTTCGAGGACCGGTTCGACGTGCGCGCGGGGTCGGTCTCGGAGGCCGGCCACTGCGACGTGCTCTCGACGGTGACGCCCGTCGAGGACCCGATCGTCGGTCCCGACGACGTCGGCTCGCACACGCATATCAACGCGATGGGCGCGGACGCGGAGGGCAAACACGAGCTGGCCGACGACCTCCTCGTAGACGCCACGGTCGTCATCGACGACCACGAGCAGTGCACCCACTCCGGCGAGATCAACGTCCCCTACGCCGCGGGGACGGTCACCGACGACGACATCGACGGCGAGATCGGCGAGATCGTCGTCGGTCGGCGGGCGGGGCGCCCCGGAACGCCGGGGACGCCCGCGGACGCGGACGGCGTGAGCGGCGTCAGTGTCTTCGACTCGACCGGCCTCGCGATTCAGGACGTCGCGGCCGCGCGCGTCGTCTACGAGCGCGCCGACGAGCGGGACAACGGCTACCGGTTCGACCTGCTCGGGTTGGACGACTGA
- a CDS encoding phosphoribosyltransferase family protein produces MNRAEKAALQLQAVAVLRMLKETRTYEELSEVTGLPAGDLNRYVNGHVLPGTGRASEVVEAVGREALADELVARVEFDDEGYVDNSAVVFDQSFLDLVAPVAAETFDFETPDVVLTAATDGITLGAAMASFFDARLAYAKKSKETAVEEFIESRQRLASGIELTYYLPASALDAGDTVLVVDDLIRSGETQELLLDIAFRGDADVTGVFTLIAIGDEGMDRAREITDAPVGALTTFE; encoded by the coding sequence ATGAATCGCGCAGAGAAGGCGGCCCTCCAGCTACAGGCGGTCGCCGTGTTGCGGATGCTGAAGGAGACGCGAACGTACGAGGAGCTGTCAGAGGTCACCGGGCTCCCCGCGGGCGACCTGAACCGGTACGTGAACGGCCACGTGCTGCCCGGGACCGGCCGCGCGAGCGAGGTCGTTGAGGCGGTCGGCCGCGAGGCGCTTGCCGACGAGCTGGTCGCGCGCGTCGAGTTCGACGACGAGGGGTACGTCGACAACTCCGCCGTCGTCTTCGACCAGTCGTTCCTCGATCTGGTGGCGCCCGTCGCGGCGGAGACCTTCGACTTCGAGACGCCGGACGTGGTCCTGACGGCCGCGACCGACGGGATCACGCTGGGCGCGGCGATGGCATCGTTCTTCGACGCGCGGCTCGCGTACGCGAAGAAGTCGAAGGAGACCGCGGTCGAGGAGTTCATCGAGTCGCGCCAGCGGCTCGCCTCGGGGATCGAACTCACCTACTACCTCCCCGCGAGCGCGCTCGACGCCGGCGACACCGTCCTCGTCGTCGACGATCTGATCCGCTCGGGCGAGACCCAAGAACTCCTCTTAGACATCGCGTTCCGGGGCGACGCCGACGTCACCGGCGTGTTCACGCTCATCGCGATCGGCGACGAGGGGATGGACCGCGCGCGGGAGATCACCGACGCGCCGGTCGGGGCGCTGACGACGTTCGAGTAG